DNA sequence from the Coleofasciculus sp. FACHB-1120 genome:
AATTTCTGATTTCATGAAGGCGAAGATAGAACTCCCAAAAAATGTTTGAATGCAAGTAAATGAGAGATGGTTGTTTCTCTAAAAAATTGGAAATATTAATCCCTGGCATCTCATAACTTAAACAAGACTGCTATCTGTTTTAAGTTCTGGATTTATTTTAGGGATAAAGCAAGGTTTGAGCTTAAAAAAGTTGGCGTGTCCGCACTGAATACATGAATACTTCTCTAGAATTTTTACCAACTATTACCAGTATGCAGAAATCACTTCGTCTCACAACCTTCCTGGGAATTGCTTCAATTTTCTCTGTCAATTACCACCCTTTTAGCAATTCATGGATTGCCAATTTTCAAGCGGAGAGTGCCTCCGCTTCCGAGATTGATATGCCCTTTTGCTATATGCAGACATCGGATGGAAGAACTTTAGACCTCACCCAACTGTGCGGTCAGAAACCTCAAGTCATCATCGCAGATCAAACATCTGATGGGGATATTTTGACAGGTCGCATCATCAACGAAACCCAAAAAATAGTTCGCTCGATTGAAGTCAGCTATAACGTTGTTGGCTTAGATGGCAAGGTGATTAAAAGGAGTTCTGTCAGTGCGGAACCCTCGATACTTAATCCCGGACAAAGCGGTTCTTTCAAAGTTCACACAATTGTCGGTGATGGCAAATTGCAAGCAACATCTGTTAATTGGGAAGAGTAACGAAAATGGGTAGTCTAGTTTCACTTTCTTACCTAAACTTTCTGTTCTACAGAAACGCCGA
Encoded proteins:
- a CDS encoding FxLYD domain-containing protein, with the protein product MNTSLEFLPTITSMQKSLRLTTFLGIASIFSVNYHPFSNSWIANFQAESASASEIDMPFCYMQTSDGRTLDLTQLCGQKPQVIIADQTSDGDILTGRIINETQKIVRSIEVSYNVVGLDGKVIKRSSVSAEPSILNPGQSGSFKVHTIVGDGKLQATSVNWEE